One genomic window of Candidatus Pseudobacter hemicellulosilyticus includes the following:
- a CDS encoding RNA 2'-phosphotransferase, translating into MDEKALKTTSKFLSLVLRHQPEAIGITLDEQGWTNVAALMTKLQQHNFPITLEQLKVLVETNAKKRFAFNEDFSSIRASQGHSVSIELGYNPAIPPAVLYHGTGQQSIASIQETGLDKRERHHVHLSADRETALNVGQRHGKPCIFEVAAAQMQQEGFTFFQSDNGVWLTDHVPVRYLQLIFPG; encoded by the coding sequence ATGGACGAAAAAGCACTCAAGACCACCAGCAAATTCCTCAGCCTCGTGTTGCGCCATCAACCGGAAGCCATCGGCATTACCCTGGATGAGCAGGGCTGGACCAATGTAGCCGCTTTAATGACGAAATTGCAGCAACACAATTTCCCTATCACCCTGGAACAATTAAAAGTATTGGTGGAAACCAATGCTAAAAAAAGATTTGCCTTCAATGAGGACTTCTCTTCCATCCGGGCCAGCCAGGGCCATTCCGTCAGCATTGAGCTGGGGTATAACCCTGCAATCCCACCAGCTGTACTTTACCATGGTACCGGGCAGCAATCCATAGCCAGCATCCAGGAAACCGGCCTTGATAAAAGGGAGCGACATCATGTACACCTGAGCGCCGACCGGGAAACAGCCTTGAACGTTGGCCAGCGGCATGGCAAGCCTTGTATTTTTGAAGTGGCTGCTGCACAAATGCAGCAGGAGGGGTTCACTTTTTTTCAGTCTGACAATGGGGTCTGGCTCACTGATCATGTGCCTGTCCGCTATTTGCAGCTGATCTTTCCTGGATAG
- a CDS encoding two-component regulator propeller domain-containing protein: MKFKNRIAAIPLIFLLLSLLPTLLAAQDFYFKHYKVEQGLSNNIVFCSLQDKKGFMWFGTRDGLNRFDGYSFKVFRYAPEDQDGIGSNYIHSLHADSINNIWVGTLRGLYRFDSYTEKFSLVEGTEGKDIRDIKSDGAGNLWFIASLHLYRYNPVSGQLRSYYTTDQFYATSISISPAGTWIGCTNGLLKQYHAQSDSFTSYDAFAREPALSKWIENIYFTGHQSFLVGTAKHGVRIFDMNTGSFRDILVYNPDGTKIYARDFLRQSDEEYWIGTEAGIFIYNIRSNQVQHLQKQYNDPYSLSDNAIYTLCKDNEGGIWAGSYFGGINYYSRQFAAVKKFYPRPGANSLSGNAVREIAEDAQGHIWIGTEDAGLNQYDPISRSFRSFLPTGRPGSISYSNIHGLLVNGNELWIGTFERGLDVMDLRTGKVIRHYNQDRPADGLTSNFIITLYHTRQGRTLVGTGRGLHQYHPERDAFSLVPEFADCDSDFINAILEDDSGTIWAGTLSGGIYYHNPSTGQKGSLLYEEQFRQTGQYAVNGFFEDSRKQLWVATEGGGFGRLDKATGRFIKYTTRNGLLSNIAFRMLEDRSGLLWISSSKGLAALDPLSNKIRVYTRASGLLTDQFNYNSAFRDARGQLYFGSTSGLISFDPAELSGNAMAAPLYLTGFQVFGKELDISAGSPLKRSITYSEAITLNHTQSAFSIDFAALSYNAPDMTEYAYMLEGLDKDWTYLKTNRKVYFTELPSGSYRFRVRSANSNGQWNKEELSLAILIRPPFWKSGWAYALYLLALSGVLYYGWRSSQQRAQEKNRRQIAMLEMEKKLDIEHLENEKEKELYKAKIDFFTHVAHEIRTPLTLIVAPLEKIINNKTLPAGEVRENLLLMEKSTSQLLTLNNQLLDFRRAETKGFTLQISVTDIRALLRETVQLFKPAAADKQLHLHLDMPQEPVIGSVDAGALQKILNNLLGNAMKYAASSVLVELIADQRNIRIAVSNDGSTISPEMREKIFEPFFRLDESGSTGTGVGLSLSRMLAELHGGQLVLHADADGLNVFMLLLPGVLEEGIETLPAPIAPHSGNQPAPLVKPPAGKPALLLVEDNTDIARFVARELRPFYSVQVAGNGREALTLLGKTSINIIISDIMMPEMDGFAFCKAIKQDLATSHIPVILLTARSTMDARLEGLELGADAYIEKPFATEHLLAQIANLLNNRELLKAHYASSPQAPLNSMAHSREDELFLEKVQQTILDNLDNADLDVGMLAEQLHMSRPTLFRKINAVSNLTPNELIRLTRLKKAAELLQTGQYKIYEVADMVGYTSQNYFSKSFVACFGISPSQYMQGQSKPADGEGTGAA, translated from the coding sequence AATATTGTGTTCTGCAGCCTCCAGGACAAAAAGGGCTTTATGTGGTTCGGCACCCGGGATGGGCTCAATCGGTTCGACGGATATTCATTTAAAGTCTTTCGCTATGCCCCGGAAGACCAGGACGGGATCGGCAGCAATTATATTCATTCCCTCCATGCAGACTCCATTAATAATATATGGGTAGGCACCCTCCGCGGCCTCTACCGCTTTGACTCCTACACCGAAAAATTCAGCCTGGTGGAAGGCACGGAAGGGAAAGATATCCGGGATATCAAATCGGATGGCGCAGGTAATCTCTGGTTCATTGCCAGCCTGCACCTCTACCGCTATAACCCGGTCAGCGGCCAGCTGCGGTCTTATTATACCACCGATCAGTTCTATGCCACCAGTATCAGCATCTCGCCGGCAGGCACCTGGATCGGCTGTACCAATGGCCTGCTGAAGCAGTACCATGCACAGTCCGACAGCTTCACCAGCTATGATGCTTTTGCCCGGGAGCCCGCGCTTTCCAAATGGATCGAGAATATCTATTTCACCGGACATCAATCTTTCCTGGTAGGCACGGCCAAACACGGGGTCAGGATCTTTGATATGAACACCGGCAGCTTTCGCGATATCCTGGTCTATAACCCGGATGGCACCAAGATCTATGCAAGGGATTTCCTGCGGCAGTCCGATGAGGAATACTGGATCGGCACCGAGGCCGGCATCTTTATCTACAATATCCGCAGCAACCAGGTACAGCATCTTCAGAAACAATACAACGATCCCTATTCCTTATCGGACAACGCCATTTATACACTATGTAAGGACAATGAGGGCGGCATCTGGGCAGGCTCCTATTTTGGCGGCATCAATTATTACTCGCGCCAGTTTGCCGCTGTCAAAAAATTCTATCCCCGCCCCGGCGCCAATTCCCTGAGTGGCAATGCCGTCCGGGAAATTGCTGAAGACGCACAGGGGCATATCTGGATCGGCACAGAAGATGCGGGACTAAACCAATACGATCCCATCAGCAGGAGCTTCCGTTCCTTTCTGCCCACCGGCCGGCCCGGTAGTATTTCCTATTCCAATATACACGGCCTGCTGGTCAACGGTAATGAACTCTGGATCGGTACGTTTGAGCGGGGACTGGATGTAATGGACCTGCGGACGGGTAAAGTGATCCGCCACTATAACCAGGATCGGCCCGCCGATGGACTGACCAGCAATTTCATCATCACCCTGTACCACACCAGGCAGGGACGTACACTGGTAGGTACCGGTCGCGGTTTGCACCAATACCATCCTGAGCGGGATGCCTTCAGCCTGGTGCCTGAGTTTGCTGATTGTGATAGTGATTTTATCAATGCAATCCTGGAAGACGACAGCGGCACTATCTGGGCCGGCACCTTATCCGGTGGTATCTATTATCATAATCCATCCACCGGACAGAAAGGCTCTTTGCTGTATGAAGAGCAGTTCCGGCAAACGGGTCAGTATGCGGTCAACGGCTTTTTTGAGGACAGTCGCAAGCAGCTCTGGGTAGCTACGGAGGGCGGCGGCTTTGGCCGGCTGGATAAGGCAACCGGCCGCTTCATCAAGTACACCACCAGGAACGGGCTGCTCAGCAATATTGCCTTCCGCATGCTGGAAGATCGCTCCGGCCTGCTCTGGATCAGCAGTTCCAAAGGACTGGCGGCACTGGATCCGCTCAGCAATAAGATCAGGGTCTATACCAGGGCCAGCGGCCTGCTGACCGATCAGTTCAATTACAATTCCGCTTTCCGCGATGCCAGAGGCCAGCTGTATTTTGGCAGTACCAGCGGCCTGATCAGTTTTGATCCGGCCGAACTTTCCGGCAACGCCATGGCTGCCCCGCTCTACCTCACCGGCTTCCAGGTCTTCGGGAAAGAGCTGGACATTTCAGCCGGCTCGCCCCTGAAAAGATCCATCACCTATAGTGAGGCTATTACGCTGAATCATACACAGTCGGCCTTCAGCATCGACTTCGCCGCCCTCAGCTACAATGCACCCGACATGACGGAATATGCGTACATGCTGGAAGGGCTCGACAAAGACTGGACCTACCTCAAGACCAACCGCAAAGTGTATTTCACGGAGCTGCCTTCAGGCAGTTATCGCTTCCGCGTCCGGAGCGCCAACAGCAATGGTCAATGGAACAAAGAAGAGTTGTCGCTGGCCATCCTGATCCGGCCCCCTTTCTGGAAAAGCGGCTGGGCCTATGCCTTATACCTGCTGGCACTGAGCGGCGTTCTCTATTACGGCTGGCGCAGCAGCCAGCAACGCGCACAGGAAAAGAACCGCCGGCAGATAGCCATGCTGGAAATGGAAAAGAAACTGGACATTGAACACCTGGAAAATGAGAAAGAAAAAGAACTGTATAAAGCCAAGATCGATTTCTTCACCCATGTAGCACATGAGATCCGGACACCGCTAACATTGATAGTTGCCCCGCTGGAAAAGATCATCAACAACAAAACGCTGCCGGCAGGGGAAGTACGGGAGAACCTCCTGCTGATGGAGAAGAGTACCAGCCAGCTGCTGACCCTCAATAACCAGTTACTGGACTTCCGCCGGGCAGAGACCAAAGGATTCACCTTGCAGATCAGTGTCACTGACATCCGCGCCCTGCTCCGCGAAACAGTACAGCTCTTCAAACCGGCCGCAGCAGATAAACAATTACACCTGCACCTGGATATGCCGCAGGAGCCTGTCATCGGTTCCGTGGATGCCGGCGCCCTGCAAAAGATCCTCAACAACCTGCTGGGCAATGCCATGAAATATGCTGCCAGCTCAGTACTGGTAGAACTTATAGCCGATCAGCGGAATATCCGCATAGCCGTCAGCAATGACGGCAGCACCATTTCTCCTGAGATGCGCGAGAAGATCTTTGAACCTTTCTTCCGACTGGATGAAAGCGGCAGCACCGGTACCGGCGTAGGCCTCTCGCTCTCCCGCATGCTGGCTGAGCTGCACGGCGGTCAGCTGGTTTTGCATGCCGATGCAGATGGCCTGAACGTGTTCATGCTATTATTACCAGGTGTTTTGGAAGAAGGGATAGAAACCCTGCCAGCACCGATAGCACCACATTCCGGTAACCAGCCCGCGCCATTGGTGAAGCCCCCTGCCGGCAAACCCGCCTTGCTGCTGGTGGAAGACAATACGGATATCGCCCGCTTTGTAGCGCGGGAGCTTCGGCCATTCTATTCCGTACAGGTTGCAGGCAATGGCCGCGAAGCGCTGACACTGCTGGGTAAGACCAGCATCAACATCATCATCAGCGATATCATGATGCCGGAAATGGACGGCTTTGCTTTCTGCAAAGCCATCAAGCAGGACCTGGCCACCAGTCATATCCCGGTGATCCTGCTCACCGCCAGGAGTACTATGGACGCCAGGCTGGAAGGACTTGAATTAGGCGCCGACGCCTATATTGAAAAACCTTTTGCCACTGAACACCTGCTGGCACAGATCGCTAACCTGCTTAATAACCGGGAGCTACTGAAAGCTCATTATGCCAGCAGTCCGCAGGCGCCCCTCAACAGCATGGCGCATTCGCGGGAAGACGAGCTGTTCCTGGAAAAAGTACAGCAGACCATCCTGGACAACCTGGACAACGCCGACCTGGACGTAGGCATGCTGGCCGAGCAGCTGCACATGAGCCGCCCTACCCTGTTCCGCAAGATCAATGCCGTATCCAATCTCACGCCCAACGAACTGATCAGGCTCACCCGCCTGAAAAAAGCCGCAGAGCTGTTGCAGACTGGGCAGTACAAGATCTATGAGGTAGCGGATATGGTAGGTTATACGTCACAGAACTATTTTTCAAAGAGTTTTGTGGCCTGCTTCGGTATATCGCCATCGCAGTACATGCAGGGCCAGAGCAAGCCGGCAGACGGCGAGGGGACAGGGGCAGCATAA